A genomic stretch from Candidatus Binatus sp. includes:
- the pgm gene encoding phosphoglucomutase (alpha-D-glucose-1,6-bisphosphate-dependent): MSEKVSPLAGKPVDQSQLVDVPRLITAYFACKPDAGNPAQRVAFGTSGHRGSSFDSAFNEAHILAISQAICLYRKSQNINGPLYLGMDTHALSVPALASALEVLAANGVETMVDSGGGYTPTPAISHAILTYNRGRKSGLADGIVITPSHNPPCDGGFKYNPPNGGPADSAVTDWIGNTANEFLKASLAGVRRVAYERARTAATVHSHDYIGAYVGDLGNVVDMESIRGAGVQVGIDPLGGAAVRYWPAVIEKYGIKATVVSDVVDPTFRFMTADWDGKIRMDCSSQYAMTRLLAIRDRFDVAFANDTDADRHGIVTRSSGLMNPNHYLAVAISYLFRNRTRWRKDAAVGKTVVSSAMIDRVAASLERKLIETPVGFKWFVDGLIDGSVGFCGEESAGASFLRTDGTVWTTDKDGLILGLLAAEMTARAGRDPGAAYDDLTREFGAPAYERIDAPATLAQKEILKKLTPGQLNERELAGEKIVKTLTIAPGNGAAIGGIKVIAQSGWFAARPSGTEEVYKIYAESFRGVDHLHRIQGQAQELIARVFKQAESSPPAPTGGN; encoded by the coding sequence ATGTCCGAGAAAGTAAGCCCGCTGGCGGGAAAACCTGTCGATCAATCGCAACTCGTCGATGTCCCCCGTTTAATCACCGCTTACTTCGCCTGCAAGCCCGACGCCGGCAATCCCGCGCAACGAGTCGCGTTCGGCACCTCGGGGCATCGCGGCTCCTCGTTCGACAGCGCGTTCAACGAAGCGCACATCCTGGCGATCAGCCAGGCGATTTGTCTCTATCGCAAAAGTCAAAATATCAACGGTCCGCTCTACCTCGGGATGGACACGCATGCGCTCTCGGTCCCGGCGCTGGCCAGTGCGCTCGAAGTGCTGGCTGCCAACGGGGTCGAGACGATGGTGGATAGCGGGGGCGGATACACGCCGACGCCAGCGATTTCGCACGCGATCCTGACTTACAATCGCGGGCGCAAGAGCGGGCTGGCGGACGGGATCGTGATCACGCCGTCGCACAATCCGCCGTGCGATGGCGGCTTCAAGTACAACCCGCCCAACGGCGGCCCGGCTGATTCCGCCGTCACCGATTGGATTGGGAATACAGCCAACGAATTTCTCAAGGCCAGCCTCGCCGGGGTGCGGCGCGTTGCGTACGAGCGGGCGCGCACGGCGGCGACGGTTCATAGCCACGATTACATCGGCGCTTACGTCGGCGACCTGGGCAACGTCGTTGACATGGAGTCGATTCGCGGCGCGGGTGTGCAGGTCGGAATCGATCCGCTCGGCGGCGCGGCGGTGCGCTATTGGCCCGCGGTGATCGAAAAGTACGGAATCAAGGCGACGGTGGTCAGCGACGTGGTCGATCCGACGTTTCGCTTCATGACCGCGGACTGGGACGGGAAGATCAGGATGGATTGCTCGTCGCAGTACGCGATGACGCGCTTGCTTGCGATTCGCGATCGTTTCGATGTCGCGTTCGCCAATGACACCGATGCCGACCGGCATGGAATAGTCACTCGCTCGAGCGGACTGATGAATCCGAATCACTATCTCGCGGTCGCGATCTCATACCTGTTTCGCAATCGAACCCGATGGCGCAAAGATGCGGCGGTCGGCAAGACTGTGGTGAGCAGCGCCATGATCGATCGCGTCGCGGCGAGCCTTGAACGCAAGCTCATCGAGACTCCCGTCGGCTTCAAGTGGTTCGTGGACGGGCTGATCGATGGTTCGGTCGGATTTTGCGGCGAGGAAAGCGCCGGCGCCTCATTTCTGCGAACCGATGGAACGGTGTGGACGACAGACAAGGACGGGCTGATCCTCGGCTTGCTGGCGGCCGAGATGACCGCGCGCGCGGGGCGCGACCCCGGCGCGGCGTACGATGACTTGACGCGTGAGTTCGGCGCGCCGGCGTACGAGCGTATCGACGCGCCCGCCACGCTTGCGCAGAAGGAAATTCTAAAGAAGCTGACACCCGGGCAACTGAATGAGCGCGAGCTTGCGGGCGAGAAAATTGTCAAAACGTTGACGATTGCGCCCGGCAATGGAGCGGCAATCGGTGGAATCAAGGTGATCGCGCAGAGCGGATGGTTCGCGGCGCGTCCGTCGGGCACTGAAGAGGTTTACAAGATATACGCGGAGAGTTTTCGCGGGGTCGATCATCTGCATCGGATTCAGGGGCAAGCGCAGGAACTCATCGCGCGAGTCTTCAAGCAGGCCGAATCGTCGCCACCGGCGCCCACCGGCGGCAACTGA
- a CDS encoding SOS response-associated peptidase — translation MCGRFTITRRDGNSIAAELGVPADSFVDYRPRYNLAPMQKHFIVRIKYENREVIPATWGLVKSGAKDASMAAKCINARSETVEARPAFRDAFQKRRCVVPADGFFEWSGPKTARQPAWFHREDSRLVLFAGLYEAWQKEPSVWETTFTIITTAANAVVGQYHDRMPVILADRDADDWMDPRAADPLALKRLLVPAPADLLIATPVSPKINNVHNDSPELLEPAGQTLR, via the coding sequence ATGTGCGGGCGATTCACAATCACGCGCCGCGACGGCAATTCGATAGCGGCTGAACTCGGCGTCCCGGCGGACTCGTTCGTCGATTATCGGCCGCGCTACAACCTCGCGCCGATGCAGAAACATTTCATAGTCAGGATCAAGTACGAAAATCGCGAAGTGATTCCCGCCACGTGGGGCCTGGTCAAGAGCGGCGCGAAGGACGCCAGCATGGCAGCCAAGTGCATCAACGCGCGATCGGAGACGGTCGAGGCGCGGCCCGCATTTCGCGACGCGTTCCAAAAGCGGCGATGCGTGGTGCCGGCCGATGGATTCTTCGAATGGAGCGGGCCGAAGACCGCGCGACAGCCGGCCTGGTTCCATCGCGAGGATAGCCGGCTCGTCCTGTTCGCCGGACTTTACGAGGCATGGCAGAAGGAGCCGAGCGTGTGGGAGACGACGTTCACGATCATCACGACCGCGGCCAACGCCGTGGTCGGGCAGTATCACGATCGGATGCCGGTGATACTTGCAGATCGCGACGCCGACGACTGGATGGACCCGCGCGCGGCGGATCCGCTCGCGCTCAAGCGGCTGCTGGTTCCCGCGCCGGCTGACTTGCTGATCGCGACTCCGGTGTCGCCCAAGATCAACAATGTACATAACGATTCGCCCGAGCTGCTGGAGCCCGCGGGACAGACTCTCCGCTGA